gTCACTAGATTAAATTAATCAATGcatttcaatttagtctctctcttttttgaaaattcaatgTAATCGCTTTTCGTCTAAATCAAAGCCATGGCAAAAAGAATAAGTTAGAATTAAACCGTGCATCATCCTTAACGCCATTAGCATGGTAAAAGCAATATCGAATTTTTGTAGAGGATTAAAGGATCCACTCAACATTGTCCaggatttttataaataaataaaaaactataattaattaaacctttttacatggaaataataaaaagtgttAACTATTAGTAGGCCAAACTGTTTCACACACGAGGCGTTAATTAGAATAATGAAGGTTTTGATATGATATCAACGGCGCAATTTGCGACCACTCTTTTCACTCATCTTTTTGGTACGTCCCCACCCACACTCATCATTCTACTTTCACTCTCCTTTATTTTTCGATTCAAGtttcttaaaaacaattacTCTAACTTACAGAATTGATtgaaaaacacacacacacatatatatatatatatatatatatatatatatatatatatatatataacaagcaTAATATGCTACAAAATGTACAACAATCGTGTTCCTTTTACTATATTGTCATAACTTAGAATTACAACCTAAATAATCACTCCTGTAAAGAATAAATAACTTTAACAACGAAAAAAGTTGTTTAGGTTTTCCAAACCAACTGAATATGAAGAATTAAAGATTTCTCAAACATTGATCGAAGTattcaaaaaaatcaatcacTAACTGAAAGAATTGCTTTTCCTGTACACTTTTCTGTAAGCAAGGTGACCGAATTTATGAAGCAGGTAGCTTGATTTATTCTGGACTGACAAATCTAACCTTCCCCCATTTCCTGCAGTGATGTTCTCTCTTTTGAAGAAGAGTGATTATCTTCAACTGCTgtataatttaactaatttttctaACAACTCGTGGTTGTTGCCTGGAATTTCTTTCACCCTTGATCCATTCTTGTATATTTTAAAGGCAGGGATGCAGTTCACACCTTCTGATTTTGCCAAGTAGGGGTGGTCTTCAATCTCCACCTGAAAATGAGGATGAGACGACgtaattcttctttttccaatCCATAATATAGTATTTGTTTTGTAAAACTTTGTTTTGCTCCTACATAAAGATGCTATGCTGTTTTCTGACATGATTTTCCATGTTAATACCACCCTAACAGTCCTTTAGAGAGAGTTCAGgattttctatttcaatttttcagTGAACAATACCACAAACTGCAAGGCCTAGAGCATTCAAAATTACCCACCTTAAGAAAATTAACTGACGGAAATCTCTTGCAGGTTTGCTCCAACACCAACAACACTTGTTTGTGGGTTGCCTTGTTGCAAAACAGCACCACAGACATCCCTGTTCAAATTGTCCACATCTGATCAGAATTTGTTATTCGTAATTCCAAATGCAATTGCGTAAAAGACGCAATCAAATGTGACTTACCTGGTGATGTTACGTAATGTCTAAACCGATCATTGCTTgagatgaaaaacaaatttgaaccAAATTTCAAGTCCTTAATATCTTCTCCGCGCAGCACCTTGAGTTGAAGCTGAGTCTCAAACAGAGCTCTGGCCACCTCCTCATCCCCTGGTTTTTCTCTTAATAGCATTTCATAGTCTTGAATCGCAGCTTCCCACCGTTCCAACTGTTACATgtccaaaaaataattaactgaaAACAAGTATAATAGTATATGCGACAAGTTAGTATTGAAGTAGAAATTAAAGCACCTTGGCATTGCAATCTGCCCTCCTCAACCTCGCCTTGCTATAGCTAGGCTGAAGTATAAGTGCCACGTTGCAATCTTCAATTGCTTTCTCAAATTGACCTAGCTTGGAACGACATGCTGCCCTATTGCATAGCAGAACTGAGTTGTAAGGATCATGCTCTAGTCCTTCATTGTACACAGCGCATGCTTCCGTGAATTTTGATGCCTTGAAGAGTAAGTTACCACTCATTCTGGCTGATGTCACTGCTCTGGCTCTCCTCACCACTGCATTCACCTCAAAGCTACTTGGATCTAGTTTAGCTGCTTTCTCAGATGTTGTTACAGCATCCTCAAACCTGTCGGCACACAAAGAACCAAAACAACGTAGGCTCATTCACTCATTACTAGCCAGACTCAATATACTACCTATCATAGTTGAATACAAGCAACTAATAATAGGAAGAAGTAACGATTTTCTCTAATCTTTTGGTGTCTAATATATAAAACTTGGTCAAGTGAGATTGCACATAAACACAAAGTACCAACTATATACTCATCGTTATCacaacttttataaaatgaactaaaatatGGGAAACCCGATTGTTGGAACTTCTCATTATTTAGCTTGCTTTTGGATGTTTATAGGTCccctattttttaaattggtgTGTTTTGCTtacatataatgtaaaatacaGAAAGCATGATTGAATAATTAGATAAACGTCATCAAAATAAAGCACTTTCACCAACCTGCCGGCTTCCAAGTAAATTTGAGCAGCTATCATCATGAGGTAAGCACTACGAGCTGGACCGAATATTTTCTTACAACTATCAAGGTCAAATTTTGGCATTTTCTCGAAGGTAGCGTATGCCTCTTGATGTCTTTGGAGCTTCAGCAAGGCTTCAGTTTGTAAACAATAGACCTGGTATGCATAGTCATTTTTCAATCAGCATAAGGCATACCACAGCCTTTTATTCATCAATCAATCACTATACAACCTTTCATATATAAACAAAGCGGAAAACATTTTATGAAATTGGAAATAAAGTGGAAGAAAACGTGGTTGTACAAAATGTTTAGGCGTTGGAAAGAAACCTCAATAACAAAATGTTTAACCAAGGAAACTAACCTCTGGAGCTGAATCGGCTCCTAAAGATACTGCAGCCTGTGTTTCCTTCAATATACCTTTCCAGTCTTTGACTTTCCGAGCTTCAGTGCATTTGCTAAGGtgattttgaagattttgaactTGTAAACTGAAAACGGAATCAACACATGGGCTTGTTTCATTGCAATTCAGCGCCTTTTCTGCTTCTCCAAGTCTGCAATCAGATTATGAATTctgtaagaaaaaataatatataacaaaacaaACACCACACATCTAGAGTCTCCTTTTGTTTACATTAATCCATGGATAATTGAATGAAGCATATTACcaacaccatcatcatcatcattatcgtTGAGTACCTGAAATAAATTGTTGCCAAACGGTTGTGGGCTCTGCTATAAGAAGGCTCCAACCTGATAGCTTCCTCGCACTCAGCAATTGCCTGCAGAAACCTTCCCAAACCGATCAAAGCTGCGCTCTTATTGCAGTGATACGTTGCCTTATTGGAGTCAAGAGTAATGGCTCTGTCATACAAAACCAAAGCTTCTTGAAATCTTCCGAGCTTGTAGGCTTCATTCCCCATGGACTTCATCACCTCAGGGTCCGCTCTGCCGTTCCTTGGACTCCGAAATTGCGCAAGTTCATCACTGTTCTTCCTCATGATATTCCCCATCACACCTTTGTTGCCGTTACTACTGTAACTAGACATGGAGTTCAACTCCTTGCTCTTGGTAACACTAGTTCTGGGGCTGTTATTCACAAGCAAATTCCCAGTGATCGGTAACACAAAATCTTTGGCTGGGGATTTGGTCTCGTTGTTCTGATGATGACTGGCACCTGTGCTTATCCTTGCAAGTTCCAGAGAATTACCAGAGTTCTCTTTCTGTTGCTTACTCTCGTCATTTGGGTCATGGTTTTGTTGAACTGAGGTTCTTGCAGCGTCGGAGGGTCTCCCATTTGGAATGTTTCGGCATGCAGAAGGTGCCTGGTGACTAGAGGTACTCTTTCTGGTAGGATTCTGCTCTCCTTTGAGTGTAATTCCGTTGGCAGTATCTCGTGGAAACTTTGGTTGATGGTTTAGATGGGGTTTGAAGTCGTTTATGGCCTGGTCTCTCTGTTGTGCAGTGTTGCAAGGCTTCATGGGCAGTGAATGAACAGAGGATTTTCTGGTCCTGTAATTGGTTTTGAGGTGGAAAATTCTCCCCACCAAACCGCAACCCAAGTCAAAGTCCACCTTGTCCTTGGCTTTCCCTTCCATGCTTGAAGATGAGTCTGAAATACAGGAAACAGGAGTTTCACAGAGACAAGTGCACGTATGCAAAGAAGCTGAGAGAAATTTGACAAGGTTATGAAAATGAATGAATCAAGTGGAGTCTATGTAAGACGTGTCGTTTGCGGGTGGATATATATAAAGTTCCTAGAAGCCTTCAAGAGTGGCTTCCAAGAAACCTACTTGAGTTCCTTTTCAGGCTTTGGAGACACAATGCCAAGTGTTGTCGATTCAAAACAATAGTAACTCACGCATCAATTTGTATCATCACAATCTTCTTCATCCTATCTTCAAttgctataaaaaaaaatatacatataaagcCACAAATCTTAGCTTAGATCTCCCGTTCTTAACAGCATATGATGCTGCCACAAAAAgagtcaaatttaatttttaaccaGAAAAAGTATACCTCGTGATTATTATCGTTGTTTCTATATCACAAAATTGTGAATTAAACAGAGTCCCGTTAACCAACTTCTTAACCTATATAGTATaggaattaaaaatacttaaattaataaaaaaatacaatgttaaatatattgaaaaataaaatagtttttcgttgtttcaattttaaacttttaaggACTAAAGATAGTTTTCTCATTCAACACTGAAATTATCATAACCggtgtaaatttttaaaaaagttactaTCATTAGTAAACTCTGGCAAGTCTTAGAAAAGAATCGTTTGACTTTGGCACAATTTCacttaattaatgttatttttttttttattttacattaagaACAAAGTTGTACTAAGACTAGACAAATTGAGTTATTTAATGTAAACTTCATTCGCTTACATTAAGAGCACACTGTAttttatttgacaaattttacCATTCCTTCAAATTCTTACCACATGCTtcttataagaattaaaaaaaaaaacggaagTCCAATCAGACGTGCCGAGAGGATAACAGAGCTTAAAAATTTACAGCTCACGGTATTGCATCGGTGGGATTTAATTGTCTATTTTAACACAAAGCAATAACTTTTAATCACAACGTAAGTATAAGTGTGTTATGTcactaatttagaaaattattattgtaatttgtaGAGTTAATTTGGATTTGCATTATCTGTTAGAATCCAAATCAATCGGTTAAAATGTACCCTCAATCCATCTCAAGGGCCCACCctaaattgatttaattcaaatttaagagaaaaactTTTTTAGATCATAATAATTGAGTCTAATACCGCTATCATTAGGACCAAATAGAAGTAAACATCTTTGACGTTTTATAGAAGGATGCATAAAATTATGAACAGAGCATAATTAATCGTCTTATATTTAAGTCCCCACTCTCTCGCCTTTTTCGATGACCTATctatcaatatataaattttaggtCAGAAATTATTCTTAGtaattaagatataatataattttaatcctacaaaactaataaaaaaaaaaactgttgaaAGTTATAATATGGAGTTGATAAATAAAACGTTTTTAGAAGTATTCTATAAAGTTGTTAATATCTTACAACTAGCATGAATATTCCTTAAAAATGCTGTGGTTTAAGTAGTTTGTTAGTTGCTCTCAAAAACAAGGAGATAGtccttcttttggttttaaaattgaataaattaattttaatctattaaatacGATTGATAAGTGTACTTAAACTAATTTCCAACATAAATTTGTGTCCAAacacttttattaaaaactgaatgaattgattaattttgtgaCTATTTAGAAAGACAATGTTAGGCGGCTCACTGGAATTGAAAACTTAGATTAGCTTTATTGAAAGGTTTATCTCTTCCCCTGGATCACAAGTTTCGAATCCTAAAACATACACTGTTTCAATTATGTTAGGTAAAATAATAGTGgcgaaataaattataatgttgtGGTTTCCTTTTAGTTATGTCAGAACCAttctgatattttaaaaaatggttaatgATTAAGGATTTGTCCTAATGTTCAAATAGAAAGTGCCCATATTAAAAGATTGTCTATCTATAATGTTTTCTTAAGGACTACATGCGTGTTTGGTTCAAAGTTTGTAAAACAATTTAtccatataaaattaaaactatcaTAAACAACTATTACATTTTTCATGTGTGACTTCAATACTGACACATCAATCTAAATACACGAATAATTTAAAGGAAGAATAGTCAGTTTTGTCTCCACATGcgtttttcttaataattatttcataactatttttttaaacactTAACTGAAATCTCTTTTCTCAACATTTTCCTGTTTAacattagaatttaaaaatgatacaGTCATACAAAAGAGTGATAAAATTAATACTTAAAtcatataacatttatttattaaatgttttaattgttGGTCAGgataaaaaaagtgttgttcTTACTTAAAAGTATATATCACTGCAAAAACCTTcactaaaacattaattaaataacgGGCATCATAatgtattgaaataaaaatttcataaatatattattttttttatgtattttttaaaccaTCTAAACAACCAgtatacataattttattttttaaagacatAATAAAAGGATAGCACAAATCAACagagaattcaaattttaaaatgatcttacaatatagattatataaaataaaaaaaaaattaactgtaAAAATACAATAGTGGAGGGGTTAATTGGTCTTCTCTATTTAATTctatattaaattgattaaaataaattaaagtggTAGTAAACTTATGTGTGGTATACGTTTGGTAGGTATATTTATATACAGTGAGTTTGAAACAGTGATAGTGTAGATGCTGGTAGCTATGAAACTTAAATTTGAAGCATGAAAAACTTGGATATAAACTATTAGGCAATTGTGTGCGATTGACATATCTTTGTGTGTTATTTTCTCTAGTATAGTATTTCTCAGAAGACATATGTAATCATGTATTGTATATGGTAAtagacgaaattaaaaataggtttaCGTGTAAGTTGGGGGACAAAGCTTTTTGACCAGAAATAAAGGCATTGAAAAGCAGATATATGATTCTCCTAATCACGGAAAACAATTAATTTGTTAGCATACTAAAGTGAGCCTTTTCAATTTgttgtgataaaaatatttgaaaatctggGTTAGTTGTGGGAAgaatattaaattcatataatggATACACGTTGGCGAAAGCATGAAATATGATTGCGCATTTGTATCTTTCCCCGGAGGGTAAGAATCGATCACAAACTTTGTTATAATAGCTGGTAACAACTTCCCTGTTGAAAAGCAAAAAAAGAGGGTCTAGGTTTGGTAACATCGGTGAATATGATGACTATTTTGATTTGTTGCCAAGCCACAACTACGTACCCCTTTTTCCAAATTCAACTTTTACATACATTCTTTCTTGTTTAATTTGcataataacttttcttttcctttcattgAATTTGGCAAGCAAGAAATAGTTTTTGTTTGGCCTGAAGACCCCACCAAAATATATGGGGAGAGGGTATGAAGAAAGTGCATCCACATAAACCATTTTGGTGGTTGGTGAGGATTCTTGTTGCCTATTGTTTTTGTGCGAGATTTAGGCGCCGAGAAGTTCTTTCGTTTTCATTAGTTAGAAAGTGTTTGGGGCCATCCAATTAGAGACAATTCAGATCTTATCTGAAGCAATTTGTCATACAGTTTACCCGCATCATGTCTCGTTCACTGTTCGTCGGTGCCGGCTTCTAAATGCTTGCCACCACCCCGCGCCAGACGGCACGCCATATAATTCAACATTCTACATGCACTATATAGCTAAATTCCAATACTGCATTATTTTTTAGCTTCACCAAATTTCAGACTGTAATCATTGTGAGGGGGTTAAAAgcaaattatacattttttttggaCATTCACCAAAGCggtataataaaagaaaaatattatcaaagtaaATGATTGTTTTTTGACTTGTTGACTCAATATATTACCTGAGTTTATGGGAAATTGAGTAATTATTACATTTCATTTCATGTTGACTAATAATTTTAGTATAGAATCAAATGAGTGTTTACTAATTGCTTGATTTCCATCAGTATGTAACCATAACTACACCAATTGAGATGGATGAACAGTCCTCTCAATTCTCtaaaattacaaacaaatatatgaaagttttcaattttacattcaAGGAATTTATACGAAAATACAACATTTAAAAGTATTGTTTGAAAGTATTATTCATTTATACAGGGTGCCGGAATCTGGTACTCATTTATAACGCGGcttgaatttagtttttgattGACACTATTCATGCAAAGATGAAAGTCACAATTGAATGCTAGAAAAGCTCATACTTCTAATTAAGTGACCAACTCGTAATAGGTCGAATCGAGTTTAGATTTTTCTggtttgttaataaataaattagattaaattgaCTCATTAAGTGACTAACTCGTAGTAGACCAAATTAAAttatccgttttgacaactctaatttcTTAGATAGTTCTTTTAGTATcagtgaaataaaatatggaaacaaataaaatatagaaacagGAGACAAACTGATTCCCTCTTATTGAGTGAAACGGAAAGATGAAGTATACGTATCCAAACAAGGATCACGTGTGCATACAATCCGACCACTTCAACACAGCACGTAGTCAAAGTTCTACGAGAATCATATGTACATGTTCAAATTCAAGATTTTGTCATTTGTTTGAAGGGAAATGTACGCTTTGcgatttataaaaaatagacaAGAgaaactctatttttattttaacatatggTTTTTAAGTTGAAAAACAAATTGAGAAGTTTTTTGTGGATAATTTAGGTTGTTCTTTGTTGTAACCTAACATCGACCGTAAGCAACAAAAGGACAGAGGAATATTGCAGTGTCGTCGGTGGGCATGATAATAATTGCGGTGAACAAAAAGAGGTGGGGCAGAGTGATTAGAATATTTGAAGGTGATTGAACCAATCAACTCATCCCTCTAAACCTTCTTCCTATCTCTTTccataaatcaattcaaatgaCGTGTCCCATTAAACAGAGAGTTAGAGGGTATTATCACAAATTAAAACTCTGAATTGcaatatataatcataaaaactgGATATCGATCTCTGAACCATCTTCAATCTCCTTTGCATTATCATACATaattacaaatcaaataatGCACGTGTCAATATTCACTTCactaaataattaatcaagACCTGACTCATCAACACGTCACTAAGTGTCTCCATTAAAAAtcactattaaattaaaaacttctTGTGTTTATGGTAAATAGGTTTTTGTCACACTTGGGTTTTATTCTGTGGACTAGCTATAGCTCATATTATAATCAAGTGTGTTTTCATCATATTTTACACATTAATTCCCTGTTCGCAATAATGTAGTCATTGGTAGCAGTATACGTTAAATAATCTTAATTActatcatatatatacatatacacacgtatatgtaaataaaaataaatatttctattaattttcaaaacaaattgaGCCTTGTAAGGACACGTTTTTATAAATAGAGATTAGAATACTTGAGAGAAGGGAAAATGttattaaaacttataaaattatacatatgttaacaaataattttaagtcATTTCACACTATACATATTATCTCTTATATAGACTATATATAGATGAAAGGGGACGAGTTTGTAATGTTTTCTCTCCATAAAATTTTGTGtttggttgttttattttttttcttactagtATTAACACGAGTGTAATTTAATGGTTACTAATTTGTTGGAAAATATTAAAtggatttttatattattagtatcAGTTTAGcctaccaataaaataaaaaagattaattttataaaaaagcaaaaaaaatatataattgtttttaaaacttttattaaataaatatatttattagtttcGATTTAATCaacattaactaaaataaataagattaacgtcattaacttttttttaatatttatatctatttaaattaacgtcgattaaaagaaactaaccataaaaagattaaaataaaaattaaaaacaaataaagttagtGTATGctaatcttatttaaatttaatattttatttatttaagttaatattGATTAAGTTGATgctaaatgtaaaaaatatatacaataaataaacttattattgTTTTAGTGGATATTatcctaatttatttttaatattttatttatttaataaataaggtTATTATATACTcattgaaaactattttttttatatttatatttatttaagttaatgtATGCCAAATtgatgttaaattatatatgttattgaaTATATGgattatatattacttttttaatctaattatccaaatttaaatatattgaatcattttattttatcactttCTACATAAATCTCATTACACTGATATTCTTTATTCACATTCATAAATATACTCatactcatattttttttcctatagaCCAATCTCTTTCACTCATATTTGTTTTCTTCGTTCACTTATCTTTATCatccacaatttttttttctcatctttttcaTCCATATATTCTTCTCTTACATCCACATTCTTCTCCTTATCTCATTCCTCCATACTAATTTCTTCCATTCACATTCATCTTTGTTATACACATTAATCtctttcatacattttttttattatgtttttttcaatttatatttgttgaatatgAAAGTTCTCAgtaaaaatttcttttgaatttaCTATTATCAGTATTGTTGATCAAATTGAcgttaaatgaaataaattttaaaatagctAACAATAAactactttaataaaaaaaaatcattttaaaaattatttcacatgTGTCAAAGTCCAACAATGTTCAAGGCTTAatatgaaagatgaagaaatgagagatatgcataaaaaagaaattaagaaaaagtataaataattaatccGTAAAAGAAATGTATGAATGGTAGAAGGATGTTTTGTTggtaaactaaaaaaatatgatgagtAGTAGATGTTAAAGCCTAAAATGTTGGGTAATGAATGATGAGAATTGGAATTGCAGAAAAGAAGATAGTTACATTGCTTAAGCCTAGGCTTGAGATCCAAGTTAGGGTTGAAGTGAGAAGAGGGTATAAAAAGAAGCAAAGTAAGGCTTGCCACTCAAGTCTCCTAACTTTATTACATAGTTTACGGTTTGCACAGACGCACATGCAATATTTTACGTAAAGAAAACCCTGCTATAACTTCCATACATACTTTCAGTTTAAGCTTTTCCTGCTCTTTCATAtaatttactttctttatttcatataaCATTCACCCAAATATCGCAATATTCATTGCGTTATATTCCAATcatacataaaagaaataagcaatGGTCAAGATGATGGAAGATGAAAACTGCCtcagataatgatatttataaagAGAAAGACAAGTGGGAGGAACAAACAAACCTTGGTGACTGTTATGGAATAACAGACAACGATGATTGAGCTAGACTATagtggtttttgtttttatttgtttcttctcATTAACTGAGGTAATGCTGTGACTTTTTTGttacatatggaactttatggTATGTTGCCAAAGTTGACATTCTGTATGTTTTCAAATTCTACAATAATACTATACAACAGTTATATACTACAATTTTTTAATGTTCATTAATtgtatatacaaaatttaaattcgcttagtaataagttttatttattgtgttatCACGAAAGATATATTAGTAactaaataacatattataatgaattcaaattatttaagtttggAAATTTAGAGAACTAAATGTGAtgttaattaaacttttatacagaacaaaattttattacattcacaaaattatgaggattatatatttaagtgaaataacaatagaaaaaaaaaatgtatgctCTTTGTGTTGGCAATAAGACCAATATCGCAAAATCTTAACCGAAAGGTGTgtctaaatttgtttttattttggaagCCCAAATTAGAAAAAACTATGCGGGCTTGAAGCCCTGAAATTAATCAAGAAAGCAAGCATATGAGCGTGGTCAACGAAAAGATTGAATTATGGGCTGACCAAGAACTCAAATGAAACCCACGAAATTCTTGTAGCAAAAGCTCCCTTAGGCCTTGTCGTTTTATGTAGATATTTGTAGGGAGCcagatataataaaattacaataacaaTGACCAATGccttgttttatattttctgttGAACAATTAGGACAAGTAATTTTGAACATGATATCTtgtataaattaatcaaattacatAATAGTAAATTGATAACATTCAATTCctaaaatacttattaaaatgtacaatatatatatatatatatatatatatatatatatatatatatatatattagaaaagatgagtttacattaattttgaaaagaaaacaatgtaaATATTAAAGAAGGGAGAAAAAATAGTACTGAGCACTGAGGGAAAAGTAGTACGAAATATGGCTGGGGTTTTATGGGTAATCTTGTGGACCAATTATTGAAAACCATGAGTTGTCCtcattattgataattttgacTTTGGAATAGGGTTGGTACTAtagtttatttttcatcttgCTCAccattttgttatttattaaatatttaatcaaacttctttatcttatttttaatttaataactttgaTTCAGTATTCggtaactaattttaaaattatgattatttccATCATATTTCAAACCTTCAGAAATTATCGTgcagaataaaattattagttgaGAAAGCTTTAATctcacaataaataaataaataacataattccataaacaaaatttaaatatacaataCTTGTActtctttttattcaattaaatatctCCCAATATCCCTTCCCTTTCCTCCCGTGATTTATATGTGAACACAAATACTCTTCGCTGATGACCTCTCCTAATTTCTTAGAAGGGagtaaaaatgttaaaagagaGAAATATTAGTAGTAGTTTTCTTAAACTGCCGGAAGTTTCAGAGTAATTTATCTAAAAAGTATTtacaaaatgataaataacTAAAGATGTTGTTTTGAAT
This DNA window, taken from Vigna radiata var. radiata cultivar VC1973A chromosome 5, Vradiata_ver6, whole genome shotgun sequence, encodes the following:
- the LOC106762615 gene encoding TPR repeat-containing thioredoxin TTL1, whose amino-acid sequence is MEGKAKDKVDFDLGCGLVGRIFHLKTNYRTRKSSVHSLPMKPCNTAQQRDQAINDFKPHLNHQPKFPRDTANGITLKGEQNPTRKSTSSHQAPSACRNIPNGRPSDAARTSVQQNHDPNDESKQQKENSGNSLELARISTGASHHQNNETKSPAKDFVLPITGNLLVNNSPRTSVTKSKELNSMSSYSSNGNKGVMGNIMRKNSDELAQFRSPRNGRADPEVMKSMGNEAYKLGRFQEALVLYDRAITLDSNKATYHCNKSAALIGLGRFLQAIAECEEAIRLEPSYSRAHNRLATIYFRLGEAEKALNCNETSPCVDSVFSLQVQNLQNHLSKCTEARKVKDWKGILKETQAAVSLGADSAPEVYCLQTEALLKLQRHQEAYATFEKMPKFDLDSCKKIFGPARSAYLMMIAAQIYLEAGRFEDAVTTSEKAAKLDPSSFEVNAVVRRARAVTSARMSGNLLFKASKFTEACAVYNEGLEHDPYNSVLLCNRAACRSKLGQFEKAIEDCNVALILQPSYSKARLRRADCNAKLERWEAAIQDYEMLLREKPGDEEVARALFETQLQLKVLRGEDIKDLKFGSNLFFISSNDRFRHYVTSPGMSVVLFCNKATHKQVLLVLEQTCKRFPSVNFLKVEIEDHPYLAKSEGVNCIPAFKIYKNGSRVKEIPGNNHELLEKLVKLYSS